A stretch of the Oceanicola sp. D3 genome encodes the following:
- the thpD gene encoding ectoine hydroxylase, which yields MDFNPHQFQTPPADIYPTRLRGGEQLHARKDPVLWSDWHEGAPIERAEAEQYRENGYLVRRDVFSQDELALLVETSATLRDDPGGIRREDLITEPESDAVRTVFRLDEHSPLFARLAKDSRLAGVAQFLLGDEVYLHQSRLNYKPGFTGKEFYWHSDFETWHAEDGMPRMRAVSASVLLTDNSEFNGPLMLVPGSQEVFVACAGETPDANHEESLKKQQVGVPQPQTIDRLVRENGLDAATGPTGTVIFFDCNTLHGSNGNITPDPRSNAFFVYNAVSNRVTAPYAAPQPRPDFLANRVPDRIAPVTGEIRKG from the coding sequence ATGGACTTCAATCCACACCAATTTCAAACGCCGCCAGCCGACATTTACCCCACACGGCTGCGCGGCGGAGAGCAACTACATGCGCGCAAGGATCCGGTGCTGTGGTCCGACTGGCACGAGGGCGCGCCGATCGAACGCGCCGAGGCCGAGCAGTATCGCGAAAACGGCTATCTCGTACGCCGCGACGTGTTTTCTCAGGATGAGTTGGCGCTCTTGGTCGAAACATCGGCCACGCTGCGCGACGATCCCGGCGGCATTCGCCGGGAAGACCTGATTACCGAACCCGAGAGCGACGCCGTGCGCACTGTGTTCCGGCTGGATGAGCATTCGCCGCTCTTTGCGCGGCTCGCCAAAGACAGCCGTTTGGCGGGTGTGGCCCAGTTTCTGCTTGGGGACGAAGTTTATCTGCACCAGTCGCGGCTGAACTACAAACCGGGCTTCACCGGCAAGGAGTTTTACTGGCACTCGGATTTCGAGACTTGGCATGCGGAAGACGGCATGCCCCGGATGCGCGCGGTGTCGGCCTCGGTGCTGCTGACCGACAACTCAGAGTTCAACGGGCCGCTGATGCTGGTCCCGGGCTCGCAGGAGGTGTTTGTGGCCTGCGCCGGGGAAACGCCGGATGCCAACCACGAGGAGTCGCTGAAAAAGCAGCAGGTAGGCGTGCCGCAGCCCCAAACGATTGACCGACTGGTGCGCGAGAACGGGCTGGACGCGGCCACCGGGCCCACTGGCACCGTGATTTTCTTCGATTGCAACACGCTGCACGGCTCGAACGGGAACATCACCCCCGATCCGCGCTCGAATGCGTTTTTCGTATATAATGCGGTATCCAACAGGGTGACTGCACCCTATGCCGCGCCGCAGCCGCGGCCCGATTTTCTGGCAAACCGGGTGCCTGATCGGATCGCACCGGTGACGGGCGAGATTCGTAAAGGGTGA
- the leuS gene encoding leucine--tRNA ligase, producing MTRFTPAEIEPKWQKAWDDAQTFKAERDESRPKYYVLEMFPYPSGRIHMGHVRNYSLGDVVARYKRAQGFNVLHPMGFDAFGMPAENAAMATGGHPKDWTYGNIEDMVGQMKPLGLSLDWSRMFATCDVEYYGQQQALFLDMLEAGFVTRRNATVNWDPVDMTVLANEQVIDGKGWRSGAEVERRELTQWFFKISDMSEELLEALDGLEDWPEKVRLMQSNWIGKSRGLQFSFERTDGGDPVTVYTTRPDTLMGASFVGISPDHPLAKELAEQSPEVAAFRAECAKGGTTAEELETAEKKGFDTGLTVRHPLDPSKELPIWIANFILMDYGTGAIFGCPAHDERDYEFATKYGLPITYTFAPAEGALDETAAFTPPKSEKVRFTRAIAGDELQTGEEAVAAAIARAESEGWGEGVTKFRLRDWGLSRQRYWGCPIPVVHCEACGVVPEKKENLPIELPYDVSFDTPGNPLDRHPTWRDCACPSCGAPAKRETDTMDTFVDSSWYFARFTAPRAETPTVAEDADYWMNVDQYVGGIEHAILHLLYSRFFARAMHATGHLPEKSKEPFNALFTQGMVTHAIYQTKSAEGRPVYHYPEDVTVGDAGATLKDGTPVEVIPSAKMSKSKNNVVDPLNIIESYGADTARWFVLSDSPPERDVEWTASGAEAANRHLARVWRLAGEIAADDSAESAEDAALQKALHRTIADVTEGVESFAFNTSIAKLYAFTNTLAKSKAGGAAKKEAMAAMAQLMAPMTPHLAEEVWHMLGRDGLITEAPWPKADPALLVEDTVTLPIQVNGKRRAEISVPKDMDKAEVEKLALAEEAVQRALDGNAPKKVIVVPGRIVNVVA from the coding sequence ATGACCCGTTTCACCCCCGCAGAGATTGAACCCAAGTGGCAAAAGGCCTGGGACGACGCCCAGACCTTCAAGGCGGAGCGCGACGAGAGCCGCCCCAAGTATTACGTGCTGGAGATGTTTCCCTACCCCTCCGGTCGCATCCACATGGGCCATGTGCGCAACTACTCGCTGGGCGACGTGGTGGCCCGCTACAAGCGCGCACAGGGCTTCAACGTGCTGCACCCGATGGGCTTCGATGCCTTCGGGATGCCCGCAGAGAACGCCGCGATGGCCACCGGCGGCCACCCGAAGGATTGGACCTACGGCAATATCGAAGACATGGTTGGTCAGATGAAGCCGCTGGGCCTCTCGCTGGACTGGTCGCGCATGTTCGCCACCTGCGACGTTGAATATTACGGCCAGCAGCAGGCGCTGTTTCTCGACATGCTGGAGGCCGGCTTCGTCACCCGCCGCAATGCCACGGTCAACTGGGATCCGGTCGACATGACCGTGCTCGCCAACGAGCAGGTGATCGACGGCAAGGGCTGGCGCTCTGGTGCCGAGGTGGAGCGCCGCGAGCTGACGCAATGGTTCTTCAAGATCTCCGACATGTCGGAAGAGCTGCTGGAGGCGTTGGATGGGCTGGAGGACTGGCCCGAGAAGGTGCGGCTGATGCAGTCCAACTGGATCGGCAAGTCGCGCGGCCTGCAGTTCAGCTTCGAGCGCACCGACGGCGGTGATCCGGTGACAGTCTATACCACCCGCCCCGACACGCTGATGGGCGCGAGCTTTGTCGGCATCTCGCCCGATCATCCGCTGGCGAAGGAGCTGGCCGAGCAAAGCCCCGAGGTCGCCGCCTTCCGCGCCGAATGCGCCAAGGGCGGCACCACGGCAGAAGAGCTTGAAACGGCGGAGAAAAAGGGCTTCGACACCGGCCTCACGGTGCGCCACCCCCTCGACCCGTCGAAAGAGCTGCCGATCTGGATCGCCAACTTCATCCTGATGGATTACGGCACCGGCGCGATCTTCGGCTGCCCGGCGCATGACGAGCGCGACTATGAGTTCGCCACCAAATACGGCCTGCCCATCACCTATACCTTCGCCCCCGCCGAGGGCGCGCTGGACGAAACCGCCGCCTTCACCCCGCCCAAAAGCGAGAAGGTGCGCTTTACCCGCGCCATCGCGGGTGACGAACTGCAAACCGGCGAAGAGGCCGTGGCCGCCGCAATCGCCCGCGCCGAATCCGAGGGCTGGGGCGAGGGTGTTACCAAGTTCCGCCTGCGCGACTGGGGGCTGTCCCGCCAGCGCTACTGGGGCTGCCCGATTCCGGTTGTGCATTGCGAGGCCTGCGGCGTGGTGCCGGAGAAAAAAGAGAACCTGCCCATCGAGCTGCCCTATGACGTGTCCTTCGACACGCCGGGCAACCCGCTGGACCGTCACCCCACGTGGCGCGACTGCGCCTGCCCGTCCTGCGGCGCGCCCGCCAAGCGCGAAACCGACACGATGGACACCTTCGTCGATTCGTCGTGGTACTTCGCCCGCTTCACCGCGCCCCGCGCCGAAACGCCGACCGTGGCGGAGGATGCGGACTACTGGATGAACGTCGACCAATACGTCGGTGGCATCGAGCACGCGATTCTGCACCTGCTCTACTCCCGCTTCTTCGCCCGCGCGATGCACGCCACCGGCCACCTGCCGGAAAAGTCGAAAGAGCCGTTCAATGCGCTGTTCACGCAGGGCATGGTGACGCACGCGATCTACCAGACCAAGAGCGCCGAGGGCCGCCCGGTCTATCACTACCCCGAGGATGTCACGGTGGGCGACGCAGGCGCGACCTTGAAAGACGGCACCCCGGTCGAGGTCATCCCCTCCGCCAAGATGTCGAAATCCAAAAACAACGTGGTCGACCCGCTGAACATCATCGAAAGCTACGGCGCCGATACCGCCCGCTGGTTCGTGCTCTCTGACAGCCCTCCCGAGCGCGACGTGGAGTGGACAGCCTCGGGCGCCGAAGCCGCCAACCGCCACCTCGCGCGGGTCTGGCGTCTGGCGGGCGAGATCGCGGCGGATGACAGCGCTGAAAGCGCCGAAGACGCCGCCCTGCAAAAGGCGCTGCATCGCACCATCGCGGATGTGACCGAGGGGGTCGAAAGCTTCGCCTTCAACACCTCCATCGCCAAGCTCTACGCCTTCACCAACACGCTCGCAAAGTCGAAGGCGGGCGGTGCAGCGAAGAAAGAGGCAATGGCGGCAATGGCCCAGCTCATGGCCCCGATGACGCCGCATCTGGCCGAGGAAGTCTGGCACATGCTGGGCCGTGACGGCCTCATCACCGAGGCCCCGTGGCCCAAGGCCGACCCGGCGCTGCTGGTCGAAGACACGGTAACCCTGCCGATTCAAGTGAACGGCAAGCGCCGGGCGGAGATCAGCGTGCCCAAGGATATGGACAAGGCCGAGGTTGAAAAGCTGGCGCTGGCGGAGGAGGCTGTGCAGCGCGCGTTGGACGGCAACGCGCCGAAAAAGGTGATCGTGGTGCCGGGACGGATCGTGAATGTGGTGGCGTAG
- the lptE gene encoding LPS assembly lipoprotein LptE: MWWRRATEALVGWVKPNLRRATRWVAPALLLAACGFAPLYGPGGPGDTLHGQIEIAEPTTENEFEFVARVETRLGRAAAAPMRLDYTITTRSDGLAITADQETQRYNLIGEVRYQVTDTTTGNVLSTGQTNSFTSFSATGTTVATTTAERDARKRLMVILADQAVTHLLASAETFLP; encoded by the coding sequence ATGTGGTGGCGTAGGGCAACCGAGGCTCTCGTAGGCTGGGTGAAACCCAACCTCCGGCGGGCGACGCGGTGGGTTGCGCCCGCCCTGCTGCTCGCCGCCTGCGGCTTTGCTCCGCTGTACGGCCCCGGCGGGCCGGGCGACACGCTGCACGGGCAGATAGAAATCGCCGAACCCACCACGGAGAACGAGTTTGAGTTCGTCGCACGGGTAGAAACGCGGCTGGGCCGCGCAGCCGCCGCACCCATGCGGCTGGATTACACCATCACCACGCGCAGCGACGGGCTTGCGATCACCGCCGATCAGGAGACGCAGCGCTACAACCTCATCGGTGAGGTGCGCTATCAGGTGACCGACACCACCACGGGCAACGTGCTGTCCACCGGCCAGACCAACAGCTTCACCAGCTTTTCCGCCACCGGCACAACCGTGGCCACCACCACCGCCGAGCGGGATGCCCGCAAGCGGCTGATGGTGATTCTGGCCGATCAGGCCGTTACCCACCTGCTGGCCAGCGCCGAAACCTTCTTGCCGTGA
- a CDS encoding YggS family pyridoxal phosphate-dependent enzyme, which produces MALQDIEARIAKACEGAGRAREDVTLIAVSKVQPDARVEAVLGEGHRCFGENRVQEAQGKWPGFRERFEGVDLHLIGPLQSNKARVAMELFDAIHTVDRPKIASTIARLADELGRCPDLFIQVNTGEEAQKAGCLPSEVDGFVAECAALSLPVRGLMCIPPVDEEPSLHFALLAKMAKRNGLSGLSMGMSADFERAIALGATHIRVGSAIFGERTPG; this is translated from the coding sequence TTGGCATTACAAGACATAGAAGCCCGCATCGCCAAGGCCTGCGAAGGCGCGGGCCGGGCGCGTGAGGATGTTACCCTCATCGCCGTTTCCAAGGTGCAGCCTGATGCGCGCGTCGAGGCCGTGCTGGGCGAGGGGCACCGTTGCTTTGGCGAGAATCGCGTGCAGGAAGCGCAGGGCAAGTGGCCCGGCTTCCGCGAGCGGTTCGAGGGTGTCGATCTGCACTTGATCGGCCCGCTCCAGAGCAACAAGGCGCGGGTGGCGATGGAGCTGTTTGACGCCATCCACACCGTGGACCGCCCCAAGATTGCCTCCACCATTGCCCGGCTGGCCGATGAGTTGGGGCGCTGCCCCGACCTTTTCATTCAGGTCAACACCGGCGAGGAGGCCCAAAAGGCGGGCTGTCTGCCGTCTGAGGTGGATGGCTTCGTGGCCGAGTGCGCGGCACTGTCCCTGCCGGTTCGGGGCCTCATGTGCATCCCCCCGGTGGATGAGGAGCCTTCGCTGCACTTCGCGCTGCTTGCCAAGATGGCCAAGCGCAACGGGCTCTCCGGCCTCTCCATGGGCATGAGTGCCGACTTCGAGCGGGCCATTGCTCTGGGCGCCACCCACATTCGCGTGGGGTCGGCCATCTTTGGGGAACGCACCCCCGGCTAA
- a CDS encoding porin has product MKKVLLTSTALVAFAGAASAEVTISGWAEMGINGGTDMETEFFQDIDVEFRMSGETDGGLTFGAGVDLDENGAFSTDDDGGAFVFISGSFGTITMGDTDGALDWALTDMGNIGNPGSIADDETVHLGYNGNWLDGAYDGQIVRYDNTFGDFGVAISLEMDDDGSRDDGYAIGFKYSTDLGGADLALGLGYQEAEIVTLGTIIDYLDTGTGTPTSATGAKVSALGLGATVTLDSGLTAGFTYTDFSIDGTDLDLSHVGIGAGYQFDAVSVHFNYGVFDIDGTELSGWGLSAGYDLGGGASVLAGYGSSDFSDVGGDTVDTWSLGLSMAF; this is encoded by the coding sequence ATGAAAAAGGTTCTTCTCACTTCGACCGCGCTGGTCGCCTTCGCTGGCGCCGCGTCGGCAGAAGTTACCATCTCCGGCTGGGCCGAGATGGGTATTAACGGCGGCACCGATATGGAGACTGAGTTCTTCCAAGATATCGACGTCGAATTCCGTATGTCCGGTGAAACCGACGGTGGTCTCACCTTCGGTGCTGGCGTTGATCTCGACGAAAACGGCGCCTTCTCCACCGATGACGATGGCGGCGCGTTCGTCTTCATCTCCGGTTCGTTCGGTACCATCACCATGGGTGACACCGACGGCGCTCTTGACTGGGCCCTGACCGACATGGGCAACATCGGCAACCCCGGTTCGATTGCTGACGACGAGACCGTCCACCTGGGTTACAACGGCAACTGGCTCGACGGCGCCTACGACGGCCAGATCGTTCGCTACGACAACACCTTTGGTGACTTCGGCGTCGCAATCTCGCTCGAGATGGACGACGACGGTTCGCGCGACGACGGCTACGCCATCGGTTTCAAGTACTCGACCGATCTCGGCGGTGCTGACCTGGCCCTCGGCCTTGGTTACCAGGAAGCTGAAATCGTCACGCTCGGCACGATCATCGACTACCTCGACACCGGCACCGGCACCCCGACCTCCGCGACCGGCGCGAAAGTGTCTGCTCTTGGTCTCGGTGCGACTGTCACGCTGGACTCCGGCTTGACCGCTGGCTTCACCTACACCGACTTCTCGATCGATGGCACCGACCTCGACCTGAGCCACGTCGGCATCGGTGCTGGCTACCAGTTCGACGCTGTGTCCGTGCACTTCAACTACGGTGTGTTCGACATCGACGGCACCGAGCTTTCCGGTTGGGGTCTCTCCGCTGGATACGACCTCGGCGGCGGCGCATCGGTTCTCGCCGGTTACGGCTCGTCCGACTTCTCCGACGTTGGTGGCGACACCGTCGACACCTGGTCGCTGGGTCTGTCGATGGCCTTCTAA
- a CDS encoding DUF3576 domain-containing protein, with protein sequence MTFRKGLRAAGITAMVLTLSACGVSGRLGNSLGGSSGGSSAGIRNAPAQPRETDRLGREIVGGRVRTSTIWDLFGNRDDPNITVEVNKYIWRASLEVLNFMPIQTVDPFSGVIVFGYGRPPGGGSPYRATVYVQDPALDARSLKVALQSRNGGAVSADTVRAVEDAILTRARQLRIQDGKL encoded by the coding sequence ATGACCTTCCGGAAGGGACTGCGGGCAGCGGGAATAACTGCGATGGTGCTGACGCTCTCCGCGTGCGGCGTGAGCGGGCGGCTGGGCAACAGCCTTGGCGGAAGCTCGGGTGGCAGCTCGGCAGGGATTCGCAATGCCCCGGCGCAGCCCCGCGAGACAGACCGACTCGGTCGGGAGATTGTTGGCGGGCGTGTTCGCACCTCCACCATCTGGGATCTCTTCGGCAACCGGGACGACCCGAACATCACCGTTGAGGTCAACAAGTACATCTGGCGTGCCTCGCTGGAAGTGCTGAACTTCATGCCGATCCAGACGGTGGACCCGTTCTCCGGCGTCATCGTCTTTGGCTACGGGCGCCCGCCCGGCGGTGGCAGCCCCTATCGCGCGACCGTCTATGTGCAGGATCCGGCCCTCGACGCCCGCTCGCTGAAGGTGGCGCTCCAGTCGCGCAACGGCGGGGCAGTCAGCGCCGATACGGTGCGCGCCGTCGAGGATGCAATCCTCACCCGCGCGCGGCAGCTGCGCATTCAGGACGGAAAGTTGTGA
- a CDS encoding L,D-transpeptidase — MRLTPRGLLFEGHLFPAVIGRGGVTASKREGDGATPVGRHRILACYYRADRVPAPAPWAIAIGPRDLWSDAPEGAAYNTLVQAPYPASHEKMRRADRLYDIVLTTDWNTPATPGRGSAIFLHRWRKRCHPTEGCIAFRPDHLAWIAARAAPGTELLVRP; from the coding sequence ATGCGGCTCACCCCGCGCGGGCTCCTTTTTGAAGGCCACCTCTTCCCCGCAGTCATTGGCCGGGGTGGCGTGACGGCAAGCAAGCGTGAGGGCGACGGCGCGACGCCGGTGGGGCGGCACCGCATTCTGGCCTGCTACTACCGCGCTGATCGGGTGCCCGCGCCTGCCCCATGGGCCATTGCAATCGGGCCGCGTGACCTGTGGTCGGACGCGCCGGAAGGTGCAGCCTACAACACGCTGGTGCAGGCCCCCTACCCCGCCAGCCATGAGAAGATGCGCCGCGCAGACCGGCTTTATGACATCGTGCTGACGACGGATTGGAACACACCCGCAACCCCCGGCAGGGGCTCGGCCATCTTTCTGCATCGCTGGCGCAAACGCTGCCACCCGACCGAGGGCTGCATTGCCTTTCGCCCCGACCACCTCGCTTGGATCGCCGCCCGCGCTGCGCCCGGCACGGAGTTGCTCGTCAGGCCATGA
- a CDS encoding tetratricopeptide repeat-containing sulfotransferase family protein, with the protein MATIEIKDIPKLYQRAMKLQSAGQMREAHEIYNEIITVRPQTAEAHFQIGRIARNVRDFKVATVALNRALSLKKGEPVILRELAETLADAGDLDEAVRAYLELSKLVKRDLEIQSALGLLYQRLGKFDESEKHFRKALRFSPGNGMIYRTWLQGKKIKRGEPIIRELQEVYADPHVQGLMRAHLCFALAKAMEDIGDFNKVFRFLNEANRLIGKATPFLQAGFDKEYDTSLELLRGFEWRKSSPPLDNESFGPIIVTGLPRSGTTLMEQIIASHSKVEGAGEIGVITKLGRRLMRDRNDAAWKDHFALKEQQYEAFPRLIESEFRKRIKFENLVTDKSISNFRYIGLIKELIPNARIIVVRRDPRDQLLSIYKNVFAENTHTYAYDFEHLALFYRKFVDNIEFWRERTPDAFTEVKYEELVNDPEVQSRKLIAAAGLEWEDACLDFHKNKRDVKTLSIHQVRQPMYKSSARAWEKYADDLKPLTDALERHGVLDWHYKT; encoded by the coding sequence ATGGCGACCATCGAGATCAAGGACATTCCTAAGCTCTATCAGCGCGCGATGAAGCTGCAATCTGCTGGGCAGATGCGGGAAGCGCACGAGATCTATAACGAAATCATCACCGTGCGACCGCAAACGGCGGAAGCGCACTTTCAGATCGGGCGGATCGCGCGAAACGTTCGAGACTTCAAGGTGGCAACGGTAGCGCTGAACCGGGCGTTGTCGCTCAAGAAAGGCGAGCCCGTCATTCTGCGTGAACTTGCAGAGACATTGGCGGATGCCGGTGACCTCGATGAGGCGGTTCGGGCTTATCTTGAGTTGTCGAAGCTGGTGAAGCGCGATTTGGAAATCCAGTCGGCGCTTGGCTTGCTCTACCAGCGGCTCGGCAAATTTGACGAGTCGGAAAAGCACTTCCGCAAGGCTCTGCGTTTCAGCCCCGGCAATGGCATGATTTACCGCACTTGGCTTCAGGGCAAGAAGATAAAAAGAGGCGAGCCGATTATCCGTGAATTGCAGGAGGTCTATGCCGACCCGCATGTCCAGGGGTTGATGCGCGCACACCTTTGTTTCGCTCTGGCCAAGGCCATGGAAGATATCGGTGATTTCAACAAAGTGTTTCGGTTTTTGAACGAGGCAAACCGGTTGATCGGCAAGGCCACGCCCTTTCTACAGGCAGGCTTCGACAAGGAGTATGATACATCGCTCGAGCTTCTGCGGGGCTTTGAGTGGCGCAAGAGTTCACCACCGCTCGACAACGAGAGTTTTGGCCCGATCATCGTAACCGGCCTGCCCCGCTCAGGGACAACGTTGATGGAACAGATCATCGCCAGCCACAGCAAGGTGGAGGGCGCCGGTGAGATCGGTGTCATTACAAAGCTTGGCCGCCGCCTGATGCGCGACCGAAACGATGCGGCTTGGAAAGATCACTTCGCCCTGAAAGAGCAGCAGTATGAAGCGTTTCCGCGCTTGATAGAAAGCGAGTTTCGCAAGCGCATCAAGTTCGAGAACCTCGTGACCGACAAGTCGATTTCGAACTTCCGCTACATCGGCCTCATAAAGGAGCTGATCCCGAACGCCCGCATTATCGTGGTTCGCCGCGACCCGCGCGACCAGCTCTTGTCGATCTACAAGAACGTCTTTGCCGAGAACACGCACACCTACGCATACGACTTCGAACACCTTGCCCTGTTCTATCGCAAGTTTGTCGACAACATCGAGTTTTGGCGCGAGCGGACGCCCGATGCGTTCACCGAGGTGAAATACGAAGAGTTGGTGAATGACCCGGAAGTGCAGAGCCGCAAGCTGATCGCCGCCGCCGGGTTGGAGTGGGAAGACGCTTGCCTCGACTTCCACAAGAACAAGCGTGACGTGAAGACGCTGTCGATCCACCAGGTTCGCCAGCCGATGTATAAGTCTTCGGCCCGCGCTTGGGAGAAATACGCTGATGATCTGAAGCCGCTGACCGATGCGCTCGAGCGGCATGGGGTGTTGGATTGGCATTACAAGACATAG
- the holA gene encoding DNA polymerase III subunit delta, translating into MKLSTRDANAFFAKPTPGPGILISGADAMRVALKRQDLLKALVGPNGEEEMRLSRLSGADLRSDPAALLDAVRGASFFPGPRAVHVEGATDGLTDVFATALSEWQEGDGMVVATAGSLKASSKLRKLFEKDPRARFVAIYDDPPSAAEIKDRLSAAGLANVEHAAMEALVALASHIDPGDLRQFIEKLSLYKLGDSAPLSEAEIAALAPATTEAGVDELLNAAAEAKRDQIGPLMQRLEGQGVNPTTLCIMAGMHFRTLHVAASDPGGPAQGIAKMRPPVFGPRRDRMIRQAQNWGLARLERALTLLLDTDLALRSAGQTAPQMAQVERAMIRLAMMPR; encoded by the coding sequence ATGAAGCTTTCGACCCGCGACGCCAACGCCTTCTTCGCCAAGCCGACGCCCGGGCCCGGGATCCTGATTTCCGGGGCCGATGCCATGCGGGTGGCGCTGAAACGGCAGGATTTGCTGAAGGCTCTGGTGGGGCCGAACGGCGAAGAGGAAATGCGGCTCTCGCGCCTCTCTGGTGCCGATCTGCGCAGCGACCCTGCGGCACTGCTGGACGCGGTGCGCGGTGCGTCCTTCTTCCCCGGCCCGCGCGCGGTGCATGTGGAGGGGGCGACAGACGGGCTGACGGATGTTTTCGCCACCGCGCTGAGTGAATGGCAGGAGGGCGATGGCATGGTCGTGGCCACCGCCGGAAGCCTGAAGGCCAGCTCCAAGCTGCGCAAACTCTTCGAGAAAGACCCGCGCGCTCGCTTCGTGGCGATCTATGATGACCCGCCGAGCGCCGCAGAGATCAAGGACAGGCTAAGCGCGGCGGGGCTCGCGAATGTGGAGCATGCCGCGATGGAGGCGCTTGTGGCGCTGGCCTCGCACATAGACCCGGGTGATCTGCGCCAGTTCATCGAGAAGCTCTCGCTCTACAAACTTGGCGATTCCGCGCCGCTGAGCGAGGCCGAGATTGCCGCGCTTGCACCGGCCACAACAGAGGCCGGGGTGGATGAGCTGCTGAACGCCGCCGCCGAGGCAAAGCGCGACCAGATCGGCCCGCTGATGCAGCGTCTGGAAGGTCAGGGCGTTAACCCGACGACGCTTTGCATCATGGCGGGGATGCACTTTCGCACCCTGCATGTAGCCGCTTCCGACCCGGGCGGCCCCGCGCAGGGAATCGCCAAGATGCGCCCGCCGGTCTTTGGGCCGCGGCGCGACAGGATGATCCGGCAGGCGCAAAACTGGGGGCTGGCCCGGCTGGAACGGGCGCTGACACTGCTGCTCGACACCGACCTTGCCCTGCGCTCAGCAGGCCAGACCGCGCCGCAGATGGCGCAGGTAGAGCGGGCAATGATCCGGCTGGCGATGATGCCCCGCTAG